In one Chitinophaga sancti genomic region, the following are encoded:
- a CDS encoding COX15/CtaA family protein has product MDRLTTQQQRPVAIWLYIGVGMLIIQVLLGGITRLTGSGLSITEWKPILGAFPPMNEAAWVKAFDKYKEIGQAKYLNNHFTLSDFKGIFFWEWLHRDWARLMGGVFLVGFVYFLIKRKIDRSMIKPMIILFLLGGLQAAIGWIMVQSGLNEDNLYVNHIRLAIHFLAALSLLVYVLWFALKLSTPVREILLAPGLRKLNGWLLGLLSLQLFFGALMAGLHAALAASTWPDINGAWIPGNMFTQGNFLQDLTHNTQTIHFVHRNLAYLITILVVIWWWKAASETPEHSLLHRVRYLPLLLVLVQVLLGVLTLLGSQIHIPILQAILHQGVGMLLLLVLVWTYFLSYRKK; this is encoded by the coding sequence ATGGATAGATTGACAACACAACAGCAAAGGCCGGTGGCGATCTGGTTATATATAGGGGTGGGAATGCTTATTATTCAGGTATTATTGGGAGGGATCACGCGTCTTACGGGATCCGGCCTGTCTATTACTGAATGGAAACCTATTCTGGGTGCATTTCCTCCAATGAATGAAGCTGCTTGGGTGAAGGCCTTTGATAAGTATAAAGAAATCGGACAGGCAAAGTATCTCAACAATCATTTTACCTTATCTGATTTCAAAGGGATATTTTTTTGGGAATGGCTGCACCGTGACTGGGCCCGTTTGATGGGAGGGGTGTTCCTGGTAGGATTTGTGTATTTCCTGATTAAAAGAAAGATAGACCGTTCTATGATTAAACCCATGATAATCCTGTTTTTATTGGGCGGGTTACAGGCGGCTATTGGCTGGATCATGGTACAGAGCGGATTGAATGAAGACAACCTGTATGTAAACCATATACGCTTAGCGATACACTTCCTGGCAGCCTTGTCTCTACTTGTCTATGTGTTGTGGTTTGCGCTGAAGTTGAGTACGCCGGTACGGGAAATTCTGTTGGCACCAGGATTGAGAAAATTAAATGGCTGGCTATTGGGCTTATTGTCTTTGCAATTGTTCTTTGGTGCATTGATGGCGGGCCTACATGCGGCGCTGGCGGCAAGTACATGGCCGGATATTAATGGTGCATGGATCCCCGGGAACATGTTTACGCAGGGAAATTTCCTCCAGGATCTGACACATAATACACAAACCATACATTTTGTACACAGAAACCTGGCTTACCTCATTACGATACTGGTAGTGATCTGGTGGTGGAAGGCGGCATCTGAAACACCGGAGCATAGCCTGCTGCACCGGGTACGGTATCTGCCGTTGCTGCTGGTACTGGTACAGGTATTACTGGGTGTGCTGACATTGCTGGGTAGCCAGATCCATATTCCAATATTGCAGGCCATATTGCATCAGGGAGTGGGCATGTTGTTGCTGTTGGTGCTGGTGTGGACGTATTTCTTAAGTTATAGGAAGAAATAA
- a CDS encoding META domain-containing protein, with product MRGKITLGLLFLMACTSLKKVPDLGGLRWSLVQLQNEKLDSSPVYVQFDTSAHRFSGNAGCNKVSGNYTATVKTLTFEEVISTRMACVDTRANERESQLLRLLNNHTYAYDINGATLQLKDSGKVILQFKGF from the coding sequence ATGAGAGGAAAAATAACCCTGGGCCTGCTTTTTTTGATGGCCTGTACTTCACTGAAAAAGGTTCCGGACCTGGGAGGCCTTCGATGGAGCCTTGTACAGTTACAAAATGAAAAACTGGATTCTTCGCCGGTTTATGTACAGTTTGATACCAGTGCACATCGTTTTAGCGGCAATGCAGGTTGTAATAAGGTGTCAGGTAATTATACCGCTACTGTAAAGACGCTGACTTTTGAGGAAGTCATCAGTACGCGCATGGCCTGTGTGGATACAAGGGCAAATGAAAGAGAGAGCCAGTTGCTGCGCCTGTTGAATAATCACACATATGCATATGATATAAACGGAGCGACCCTGCAACTGAAAGACAGCGGCAAGGTCATTCTACAGTTTAAAGGATTTTAG
- a CDS encoding AraC family transcriptional regulator, whose amino-acid sequence MYAAYTPPALLAPYIDAYWIVTTSGPATSRILPDLCADFIFNLDDYSVKAVGTMTTYHDTHTSTASRLLGIRFKPAGMAAFASMPMQLLTDQHIQGDALSLPLVRQLQEAIAQNTNPFQAISHCLLKALPDQPVRMQAAIHAIQSRRGNISPLTLAAQVNMSPRNFERTFLQQIGTSAKTFSRIVRCLSAKEALQKQPASSLLALAIDYGYHDHAHLTREFRQITGDAPSEYLSFLYK is encoded by the coding sequence ATGTATGCAGCATACACTCCCCCGGCCTTATTAGCGCCTTACATAGACGCATACTGGATCGTCACTACCTCCGGTCCGGCCACTTCCCGCATACTCCCCGATCTCTGCGCCGATTTCATTTTCAACCTGGATGATTACAGTGTTAAAGCCGTTGGTACCATGACGACTTACCACGATACACATACATCCACAGCATCCCGCTTACTCGGCATTCGCTTTAAACCCGCTGGTATGGCCGCCTTTGCCAGCATGCCCATGCAGTTACTGACAGATCAGCACATCCAGGGCGATGCACTCTCCCTGCCCCTGGTACGCCAGTTGCAGGAGGCCATCGCACAAAACACTAACCCCTTCCAGGCAATCTCTCATTGCCTGTTAAAAGCACTACCTGATCAACCCGTCCGCATGCAGGCTGCCATCCATGCTATACAATCCCGCCGGGGCAACATCTCTCCCCTTACGCTCGCCGCACAGGTCAACATGAGCCCCCGCAATTTTGAACGCACCTTTCTACAGCAGATCGGTACCTCTGCCAAAACTTTTTCACGCATCGTTCGTTGTTTAAGCGCAAAGGAAGCCCTGCAAAAACAACCCGCTTCCAGTTTGCTGGCACTAGCTATCGACTACGGCTACCATGACCATGCACACCTGACCAGGGAATTCCGGCAAATTACCGGGGATGCACCCAGCGAATATTTGTCGTTTTTATACAAATAA
- a CDS encoding alpha-ketoglutarate-dependent dioxygenase AlkB family protein, producing the protein MQLPFFEEPSGQLIPLQDGELLYYPHFYTAQVADAYFRSLMAGIDWKQEGMMMYGKPVQFPRLMAWYGDEGSSYAFSGKRYVPAAWTKELLEMKEQVSVPAGVAFNSVLLNRYRNGNDSMGWHADDEPELGTDPVIASVNFGATRRFMFRHQRAGLKYELNLTHGSLLIMKGSLQHHWQHQVPKTAKQMGERINLTFRVIKPMV; encoded by the coding sequence ATGCAGTTACCATTTTTCGAAGAACCATCCGGGCAATTGATTCCTTTGCAGGACGGGGAATTGTTGTATTACCCGCACTTTTACACTGCGCAGGTAGCCGATGCATATTTCCGCTCACTGATGGCGGGTATCGACTGGAAACAGGAAGGTATGATGATGTATGGAAAACCGGTACAATTTCCGAGGTTAATGGCCTGGTATGGGGATGAGGGGAGTAGCTATGCTTTTTCCGGGAAGCGGTATGTACCTGCAGCCTGGACGAAGGAATTGCTTGAAATGAAAGAGCAGGTGTCTGTGCCTGCCGGGGTCGCATTTAATAGCGTATTGCTGAACCGCTACCGGAATGGCAATGATTCCATGGGCTGGCATGCGGATGATGAACCTGAATTAGGAACAGATCCCGTGATCGCATCTGTGAATTTTGGCGCTACCCGCCGGTTTATGTTTCGACATCAGCGGGCAGGGCTGAAATATGAACTGAATCTGACACATGGGTCATTACTGATCATGAAGGGGAGCCTGCAACATCACTGGCAGCACCAGGTACCGAAGACAGCAAAACAAATGGGTGAGCGGATCAATCTCACATTCAGGGTCATAAAGCCGATGGTTTGA
- the typA gene encoding translational GTPase TypA, whose amino-acid sequence MNIRNIAIIAHVDHGKTTLVDKILHSTNVFRANQETGELIMDNNDLERERGITILSKNVSVEYKGVKINVIDTPGHADFGGEVERVLRMADGVILLVDAFEGPMPQTRFVLQKALQLNLKPIVVINKVDKANCRPDEVHDAVFELFFNLDATEEQLNFPTYYGSGKNGWFNDTNTQCEDITPLMDGILKHVPEPQIADGTLQLQITSLDYSTFLGRIAVGRVARGSIKENMPISLVQTDGSIKKSRVRELYIFEALGKKKVTEVAAGDICAVVGLEDFGIGDTIADFENPEALPVISVDEPTMNMLFSINNSPFFGKDGKFVTSRHLRDRLVKETEKNLALRVLDTDSADSFLVYGRGILHLGVLIETMRREGFELTVGQPQVILKQVDGKKCEPYENLVVDVPQDFASKVIDLVTRRKGEMHIMETKGDMQHLEFEIPSRGLIGLRTQMLTSTAGEAVMAHRFNDYKPWKGPIPGRSNGVLIAKEAGTTTGYSLDKLQDRGFFFVDPGEDVYRGMIIGENNKPGDLVVNPNEGKKLTNMRASGTDGATNIAPKTLMTLEECMEYIQQDECIEVTPNNIRMRKTILDEEERKRFQKTMKADGVA is encoded by the coding sequence ATGAATATCCGTAACATAGCAATTATTGCGCACGTAGACCACGGTAAAACGACCTTGGTTGATAAGATCCTCCATTCTACCAACGTTTTCAGGGCTAACCAGGAAACAGGTGAATTGATCATGGATAACAACGACCTGGAAAGGGAGCGTGGGATCACCATCTTAAGTAAAAACGTTTCCGTTGAGTACAAAGGGGTGAAAATCAACGTTATCGATACTCCGGGCCACGCCGACTTCGGTGGTGAGGTAGAACGAGTATTGAGAATGGCTGATGGTGTGATCCTGCTGGTGGATGCCTTTGAAGGCCCAATGCCACAGACACGCTTCGTGCTGCAAAAAGCGCTGCAGCTCAACCTGAAACCTATCGTTGTTATTAACAAGGTAGACAAGGCTAACTGCCGTCCTGACGAAGTTCATGACGCAGTATTTGAGCTGTTCTTCAACCTGGATGCTACGGAAGAGCAGCTGAACTTCCCAACCTATTATGGTTCCGGTAAGAATGGCTGGTTCAACGATACCAACACGCAATGTGAAGATATCACTCCACTGATGGATGGTATCCTGAAACACGTTCCAGAGCCTCAGATCGCTGATGGTACCCTGCAGTTGCAGATTACCTCTCTGGATTACTCTACTTTCCTGGGCCGTATCGCTGTAGGAAGAGTAGCACGTGGTTCTATCAAGGAGAACATGCCAATTTCCCTGGTGCAGACAGATGGTTCTATCAAAAAATCCCGTGTTCGCGAACTGTATATCTTCGAAGCCCTGGGTAAGAAGAAAGTAACCGAAGTAGCAGCAGGTGATATCTGTGCGGTAGTAGGTCTGGAAGATTTCGGTATTGGTGATACAATCGCTGATTTCGAAAATCCGGAAGCATTACCGGTAATCAGTGTGGATGAGCCTACGATGAACATGTTGTTCAGCATCAACAACTCTCCATTCTTCGGTAAAGATGGTAAGTTCGTAACTTCCCGTCACCTCCGTGACCGCCTGGTGAAAGAAACTGAAAAGAACCTCGCATTACGCGTATTAGATACTGACAGTGCTGATAGCTTCCTGGTTTATGGCCGTGGTATCCTGCACTTGGGCGTGCTGATCGAAACCATGCGTCGTGAAGGATTTGAGTTGACTGTAGGCCAGCCTCAGGTAATCCTGAAACAGGTGGATGGTAAGAAATGTGAGCCATATGAAAACCTGGTTGTAGACGTACCTCAGGACTTCGCCAGCAAGGTGATTGACCTGGTTACCCGTCGTAAGGGTGAAATGCATATCATGGAAACCAAGGGTGACATGCAGCACCTGGAATTCGAAATTCCTTCCCGTGGTCTGATTGGTTTGCGTACGCAGATGCTGACTTCTACTGCTGGTGAAGCTGTAATGGCACACCGTTTCAACGATTATAAACCATGGAAAGGTCCAATCCCTGGACGTAGCAATGGTGTGCTGATCGCAAAAGAAGCTGGTACCACCACTGGTTACTCTCTCGATAAACTGCAGGATAGAGGTTTCTTCTTTGTAGATCCGGGAGAAGATGTGTACAGAGGTATGATCATCGGTGAAAACAACAAGCCTGGTGACCTGGTAGTGAATCCTAATGAAGGAAAGAAACTGACCAACATGCGTGCAAGTGGTACTGATGGTGCAACCAACATTGCTCCTAAGACGCTGATGACACTGGAAGAATGTATGGAATACATCCAGCAGGATGAGTGTATCGAGGTAACGCCAAATAACATCCGTATGCGTAAGACCATCCTGGATGAGGAAGAAAGAAAGCGTTTCCAGAAGACCATGAAAGCTGATGGTGTAGCTTAG
- a CDS encoding S46 family peptidase: MKKKVLLLLLLLAVKFAKADEGMWLPYLLGQQVYNDMVLKGLKLTKEQLYSINKASVKDAIIIFGGGCTGEIVSNQGLIFTNHHCGYDAIATASTVEHNYLKNGFYAQSKIQEIPANGLTVQFLVRVDDVTKKMEDALQGLSGQDRMKKQQATIGEIVTEATNGTGYEAKVLPLFKGNQFLLFVYERYKDIRLVGAPPESIGKFGGDTDNWEWPRHTGDFSVFRVYANKDGKPADYSADNVPLKPKHFLPVSIKGIKENDYAMIFGYPGGTNRYESSEGVKLKIEVENPSIVNLRAVRLKYMFDQMKKDPAIKLKLASSYASIANYWKFYDGETKQLLKYKVEEQKQLNESAFVKWAQGKPEFEHIFADYTQTYKEWTPYAKHRIYINEGIMGSPLAGFAASLQALEKAMVQPGTSSDVIAKSIQAADKARTAFLEEEDKTSDQKILAATCRMFYTEIPAAQHPIGFYDAVKAKFGSLDEDNTYRLWAAALMSSTMILNDARWKAFIEHPDAVTLQQDPAFAYSSAFIKNWSIKYLPLYNQFVTKINDLGRGYLKGLMQMEPNKKWYPDANFSMRLTYGQVKPYAPRDAVSYDYVCTMKGVLEKYKPGDYEFDLPANYVDLYNKKDFGQYKDARKNDIVTCFITTNDITGGNSGSPVLNGNGELIGLAFDGNYEALSHKIQFDPVYNRTICVDIRYVLWCIDKLGGAPNIISELKLVK; this comes from the coding sequence ATGAAGAAAAAAGTTCTGCTGCTTTTGCTGTTACTGGCAGTTAAATTCGCCAAAGCAGACGAAGGCATGTGGCTGCCTTATTTATTAGGGCAGCAAGTGTACAATGATATGGTCCTGAAAGGACTGAAACTCACCAAAGAACAGTTATACAGCATCAATAAGGCATCGGTAAAAGATGCGATCATCATATTCGGTGGCGGCTGTACCGGCGAAATCGTGAGCAATCAGGGCCTCATCTTCACCAACCATCACTGCGGTTACGATGCCATCGCTACCGCCAGCACCGTGGAACATAACTACCTGAAAAACGGGTTCTACGCTCAGTCCAAAATACAGGAAATCCCTGCAAACGGCCTGACCGTACAATTCCTCGTACGCGTAGATGATGTAACCAAAAAGATGGAAGATGCCCTCCAGGGCCTCAGTGGCCAGGACAGAATGAAGAAACAACAAGCCACCATCGGCGAAATCGTAACCGAAGCAACCAACGGCACCGGCTACGAAGCGAAAGTACTCCCCCTCTTCAAAGGCAACCAGTTCCTCCTCTTCGTTTACGAACGCTATAAAGATATCCGCCTCGTAGGCGCTCCGCCGGAAAGCATCGGAAAATTTGGCGGCGATACCGACAACTGGGAATGGCCACGACACACCGGCGACTTCTCCGTGTTCCGTGTATACGCTAACAAAGATGGGAAACCAGCCGATTATTCCGCTGACAACGTACCACTCAAACCAAAACATTTCCTGCCTGTATCCATCAAGGGTATCAAAGAAAACGATTATGCCATGATCTTTGGCTACCCTGGCGGTACCAACAGGTATGAAAGCTCCGAAGGTGTGAAACTGAAAATCGAGGTAGAAAACCCTTCTATCGTCAACCTGCGCGCGGTACGCCTGAAATATATGTTTGACCAGATGAAGAAAGATCCGGCTATCAAACTGAAACTGGCTTCTTCCTATGCCAGCATAGCTAACTACTGGAAGTTCTACGACGGTGAAACCAAACAGCTCCTCAAATACAAAGTAGAAGAGCAAAAACAACTGAACGAAAGCGCTTTCGTAAAATGGGCACAGGGCAAACCCGAATTCGAACACATCTTCGCTGATTATACCCAAACCTACAAGGAATGGACCCCCTATGCAAAACACCGCATATACATCAATGAAGGTATCATGGGTTCCCCACTGGCCGGTTTTGCAGCCAGCCTGCAGGCACTGGAAAAAGCCATGGTACAGCCAGGCACCAGCAGCGACGTTATAGCCAAAAGCATCCAGGCTGCTGATAAAGCCCGTACCGCCTTCCTGGAAGAAGAAGACAAAACAAGCGATCAGAAAATACTGGCAGCTACCTGCCGCATGTTCTATACAGAAATCCCTGCAGCACAACATCCAATCGGGTTTTATGATGCAGTTAAAGCAAAATTCGGTAGCCTGGACGAAGACAATACCTACCGCCTCTGGGCGGCAGCACTGATGTCCAGCACAATGATCCTGAACGATGCCCGCTGGAAAGCCTTCATAGAGCACCCTGATGCAGTAACCCTGCAACAGGATCCTGCCTTTGCTTACTCCAGTGCATTCATCAAAAACTGGAGCATTAAATACCTGCCACTGTACAACCAGTTCGTTACCAAAATCAATGATCTGGGCAGAGGTTATCTGAAAGGCCTGATGCAGATGGAGCCTAACAAGAAATGGTATCCCGATGCGAACTTCTCTATGCGCCTCACTTACGGACAGGTAAAACCATACGCACCACGCGATGCTGTATCTTACGATTACGTTTGTACCATGAAAGGTGTGCTGGAAAAATACAAACCAGGTGATTACGAATTCGACCTGCCTGCAAACTATGTAGACCTCTACAACAAGAAAGATTTCGGTCAGTATAAAGATGCCCGCAAGAACGATATCGTTACCTGCTTCATTACAACTAACGACATCACCGGTGGTAACTCCGGCTCTCCTGTGCTGAATGGCAATGGAGAACTGATCGGTTTAGCATTTGATGGTAACTATGAGGCACTGAGCCATAAGATCCAGTTTGATCCGGTATACAACCGTACGATCTGTGTGGATATACGCTACGTACTCTGGTGTATCGACAAGCTGGGCGGCGCACCAAATATTATCAGTGAGCTGAAGCTTGTGAAATAA
- a CDS encoding patatin-like phospholipase family protein, whose product MKVKYLPVKFFYSFPIQLLLLHFRKYQVLLIFWAVLFSAINGGFAKVFGGDALYLAPEYLGQVNFYSTTILGLAAGLFTMSWNITTFILHTGRFKFLATTSQPFFKYCLNNFIVPVAFIINLLVRSWEYQRYQQLSTVPEIMLLTEGFICGYLFVIFFSFFYFFNADKNIGRRLERKFGTPRNFLRLVLKPTQEKDENALPVTNYFNSPWRIRRARNVDHYNKHYLDSILKQHHYAAMITVACALFFLVILAYMMDYPFFRIPAGASVMIFFAFLIGVAGAYAYLLQSWAIPLALVLMAGMNWMVEHDLLDNRNKAYGLNYKQHDQRPEYSTVALQKFFSEKRREADKVQTLKILKAWRAQFPARQRPKLIVLNFSGGGLRAATWSMNVLQRLDSIMDGQLMNQTVLMTGASGGMIGATYFRELYLEQENGKSLNLYDSIFTERTGRDLLNSIFTAMSVNDFITPWRSFKIGDNRYAKDRGYAFEMQLNANTDNALSKTIGDYREPELEGKIPMLIWNSTINADGRRLIISPQPVSYLCAPAYPRGKQAWQDVDGVDFTQYFAKQNPMQLKVTSAIRMCATFPYVLPNVFLPSDPIVDVMDAGIRDNFGQDVSMRYLYTFREWINANTSGVIFIQIRDTRKNDIRPIQKTKVLTDLMFDPLFTMQQHWSSMQDFAQDDKLGYLEGYFPVGFHRLILQYVPQKEDKAAALSFHLTSREKIDIAGALDNPTNQASFDSIMNLIKKPAPVE is encoded by the coding sequence ATGAAAGTGAAATATCTGCCGGTTAAATTCTTCTATTCTTTCCCGATCCAACTATTGTTGCTCCATTTCCGGAAGTACCAGGTGCTGCTCATATTCTGGGCTGTTCTGTTCAGTGCTATTAATGGTGGTTTTGCAAAAGTATTCGGTGGCGATGCATTGTATCTCGCGCCTGAATATCTGGGCCAGGTGAACTTTTACAGCACTACTATCCTCGGCCTGGCTGCCGGCTTATTTACCATGAGTTGGAACATCACTACTTTCATACTGCATACCGGTCGTTTTAAATTTCTGGCGACCACCTCTCAACCTTTTTTCAAATACTGTCTTAATAACTTCATTGTTCCGGTTGCATTTATCATCAACCTGCTGGTGCGCTCGTGGGAATACCAGCGTTATCAACAACTGAGCACTGTACCGGAAATCATGTTGCTAACAGAAGGCTTTATCTGTGGATATTTATTCGTCATCTTCTTCTCGTTTTTCTACTTCTTCAATGCTGATAAAAATATAGGTCGCAGGCTGGAAAGAAAGTTTGGTACACCCCGTAATTTTCTGCGACTGGTACTAAAACCGACACAGGAAAAAGATGAAAACGCGCTGCCTGTTACGAATTACTTCAACTCTCCCTGGCGGATCCGCCGCGCCAGAAATGTAGATCACTATAACAAACATTATCTCGACAGTATTCTCAAGCAGCATCACTATGCAGCTATGATCACTGTGGCCTGTGCGTTGTTCTTCCTGGTGATACTGGCGTATATGATGGACTATCCGTTTTTTAGAATTCCGGCTGGTGCCAGTGTGATGATCTTTTTTGCATTCCTGATTGGCGTTGCCGGCGCATATGCGTACCTGTTACAAAGCTGGGCTATTCCGCTAGCACTGGTACTGATGGCGGGTATGAACTGGATGGTGGAACATGACCTGCTGGATAACAGGAATAAGGCTTACGGATTAAACTATAAACAACATGATCAGCGACCTGAATACAGTACGGTTGCGCTGCAAAAATTCTTTTCAGAAAAACGCAGGGAAGCTGATAAAGTGCAAACGCTGAAAATACTGAAAGCATGGCGTGCACAGTTTCCTGCCAGGCAGCGCCCCAAGCTGATCGTACTGAATTTTAGTGGTGGTGGTTTGCGTGCTGCTACCTGGAGTATGAATGTATTGCAGCGGTTGGATTCCATCATGGATGGGCAGCTGATGAATCAAACGGTGTTAATGACAGGTGCTTCAGGCGGGATGATTGGCGCTACCTATTTCAGGGAATTGTATCTTGAACAGGAGAACGGTAAAAGCCTGAATCTATACGACAGTATTTTTACAGAACGCACTGGCCGTGACCTGTTAAATTCCATTTTTACAGCCATGTCTGTGAATGATTTTATCACGCCATGGCGAAGTTTTAAAATTGGCGATAATCGTTATGCAAAGGATCGGGGATATGCATTTGAGATGCAGCTGAATGCGAATACTGATAATGCGCTTTCCAAAACAATCGGAGATTACCGGGAACCGGAACTGGAAGGGAAAATTCCTATGCTGATATGGAACTCTACAATCAATGCTGATGGCAGAAGATTGATCATATCGCCACAGCCGGTTAGTTATCTCTGTGCACCCGCTTATCCACGGGGAAAACAGGCCTGGCAGGATGTGGACGGGGTTGATTTTACGCAGTATTTTGCAAAGCAGAATCCTATGCAGTTAAAGGTGACCAGTGCGATCAGGATGTGTGCGACTTTCCCTTATGTATTACCCAATGTATTTTTGCCCAGTGATCCGATCGTAGATGTAATGGATGCGGGGATCAGGGATAATTTCGGGCAGGATGTATCGATGCGTTATCTGTATACATTCAGGGAGTGGATCAATGCGAATACGAGTGGTGTTATTTTTATTCAGATCAGGGATACACGAAAGAACGATATACGGCCTATTCAAAAAACGAAGGTATTGACGGATCTGATGTTTGATCCCCTGTTTACCATGCAGCAGCACTGGAGTTCTATGCAGGACTTTGCGCAGGATGATAAACTGGGTTACCTGGAAGGGTATTTCCCCGTGGGATTTCACAGGCTTATCCTGCAATACGTACCCCAGAAAGAAGATAAGGCGGCAGCGCTGAGCTTCCACCTTACCTCCCGTGAAAAAATAGATATTGCCGGCGCATTGGATAATCCAACGAACCAGGCATCATTTGACAGCATCATGAACCTGATAAAAAAGCCAGCGCCGGTTGAATAA
- a CDS encoding ribonuclease HII yields the protein MLRSYHQKEIALEAGCDEAGRGCLAGPVFAAAVILPTKFRHKLLNDSKQLKAADREYLRGVIEEKALFYAVASVDNEEIDKINILQASFRAMHLALEKLQQQPGYILVDGNRFKPYGNVPHACIIKGDGIYASIAAASILAKTYRDEYMMRLHEQFPHFGWNENKGYPTIQHRNAIREHGDTPFHRKSFRLLPDEQLTLDFGREAAID from the coding sequence TTGTTACGTTCATACCATCAGAAAGAGATCGCATTAGAGGCTGGCTGTGACGAAGCCGGCAGAGGGTGTCTGGCAGGGCCTGTATTTGCGGCGGCAGTTATTTTGCCAACAAAATTCCGCCACAAACTGCTCAACGATTCCAAACAGCTGAAAGCTGCGGACAGGGAATACCTGCGCGGGGTGATCGAAGAAAAGGCCCTTTTCTATGCAGTAGCAAGCGTAGATAACGAAGAAATAGATAAAATCAACATATTACAGGCTTCATTCAGGGCCATGCACTTAGCACTGGAAAAGTTGCAGCAGCAGCCGGGATACATCCTGGTAGATGGCAACCGTTTCAAACCCTATGGAAATGTTCCCCATGCCTGTATTATCAAAGGAGATGGTATTTATGCTTCAATAGCAGCAGCATCTATATTGGCCAAGACGTACAGGGATGAATATATGATGAGACTGCACGAACAATTCCCACATTTCGGCTGGAATGAAAACAAAGGGTATCCTACCATTCAGCACCGGAATGCCATCAGGGAACATGGAGATACTCCCTTTCACAGGAAGTCATTCCGGTTACTACCGGATGAGCAGCTTACGCTGGACTTTGGAAGGGAAGCGGCCATAGACTAA
- a CDS encoding VOC family protein: protein MRQKLTLVTLGVRDLQKSISFFEDGLGWKRSSGSQDGVAFFQLNGMVLSLFGRKELAADANVPEEGSGFPAFSLALNAKDRAEVDSVLKQAAQAGAVIVKPAEEVFWGGYSGYFRDPEGFLFEVAHNPFWELDENDNIILP, encoded by the coding sequence ATGCGACAAAAACTGACACTGGTAACCCTGGGTGTAAGAGACCTGCAGAAATCTATTTCTTTTTTTGAGGACGGACTTGGCTGGAAACGCTCTTCTGGCAGTCAGGATGGCGTTGCCTTTTTCCAGTTAAATGGAATGGTATTATCACTTTTTGGTAGAAAAGAACTGGCCGCCGATGCCAATGTACCTGAAGAAGGCAGCGGTTTTCCCGCATTCTCACTGGCATTGAATGCAAAAGACAGAGCTGAAGTAGACAGCGTACTGAAACAGGCTGCCCAGGCCGGCGCAGTGATAGTAAAGCCGGCTGAAGAAGTATTCTGGGGTGGATACAGCGGTTATTTCAGAGATCCTGAAGGATTCCTTTTTGAAGTAGCCCACAATCCTTTCTGGGAACTGGACGAAAATGACAATATCATCCTACCCTAA